A single region of the Pseudorhodoplanes sp. genome encodes:
- a CDS encoding polysaccharide deacetylase family protein, whose product MSGLKKSIIRAGLETLYFSGAHWALRPFVRGVGVILTLHHVRPPRLDRFQPNRLLEVTPAFFSDVVKNLRRSKIDIVSLDEMHRRMTEGNFRRRFVCLTFDDGYRDVLQWAYPILRKHEAPFALYIPTSFPDRIGEMWWLALEKVIAGNTRVGLWMNGIEKRFDCRTAEEKRVLFEHLYWWLRSHDTEDEMRHIVRDLCARYGVDMKTLCAELCMTWEDLAELAKDPLCTIGAHTVNHVMLKKVSEAAARSEMEMSRSVIEAAIGVRPEHLSYPVGDASAAGPREYRIAAELGFKTAVTTKPGVLFPAHREHLTALPRISLNGEYQQLRYVKVLMSGAATAMWNGFRRAEAA is encoded by the coding sequence GTGTCCGGACTGAAAAAATCCATCATCCGCGCTGGCCTGGAAACGCTGTATTTCAGCGGGGCCCATTGGGCCCTGCGCCCCTTTGTACGCGGCGTCGGCGTCATTCTGACGCTGCATCATGTTCGCCCGCCGCGGCTCGACAGATTTCAGCCCAACCGGCTCCTCGAGGTGACGCCGGCCTTCTTCTCCGACGTCGTGAAAAACCTGCGACGTTCGAAGATCGATATCGTATCGCTCGATGAAATGCACCGGCGGATGACAGAAGGTAATTTCCGCCGCCGCTTCGTCTGCCTGACATTCGACGACGGCTATCGCGACGTCCTGCAATGGGCCTATCCCATTTTACGAAAACACGAGGCGCCGTTCGCGCTCTATATTCCGACAAGCTTTCCGGACCGCATCGGCGAAATGTGGTGGCTGGCGCTTGAGAAGGTGATCGCCGGTAATACGCGGGTCGGTCTGTGGATGAACGGCATTGAAAAGAGATTCGATTGCAGAACAGCGGAGGAGAAACGCGTTCTGTTCGAGCATCTCTATTGGTGGCTACGCAGCCATGACACCGAGGATGAGATGCGTCACATCGTGCGCGATCTCTGCGCGCGCTATGGTGTCGATATGAAAACGCTTTGCGCAGAATTGTGCATGACTTGGGAAGATCTGGCGGAACTCGCAAAGGACCCGCTCTGCACCATCGGCGCGCATACTGTGAACCACGTCATGCTGAAGAAGGTCTCGGAGGCGGCGGCGCGATCCGAAATGGAGATGAGCCGCTCGGTCATCGAAGCCGCGATCGGGGTGCGGCCCGAACATCTTTCATATCCGGTCGGCGATGCCAGCGCCGCCGGACCGCGCGAATATCGGATAGCTGCGGAACTCGGCTTCAAGACCGCGGTGACCACAAAACCCGGCGTGCTCTTTCCCGCGCACCGTGAGCATCTGACGGCGCTGCCGCGCATTTCGCTTAACGGCGAGTACCAGCAGTTGCGCTATGTGAAGGTGCTGATGTCGGGGGCCGCCACCGCGATGTGGAACGGGTTCCGCCGCGCGGAAGCGGCCTGA
- a CDS encoding enoyl-CoA hydratase, with protein sequence MNIQTKPAADPAAAVLIRQDLDQIAILTLNRPAARNSLSEGLLLALTESFATIAADRSIRAVILAANGPAFCAGHDLKELTARRSDADGGRAYFKHIMATCSAMMQSIVALPQPVIAAVHGVATAAGCQLVATCDLAIAGSDTKFATPGVDIGLFCSTPMVALTRNVPRKLAMEMLLTGDMVDADRARAFGLINQVVTPGSEREAAIALARKIATKSSFTVKIGKKAFYRQAELGLAEAYDYASEVMTENMMAHDAEEGICAFIEKRKPRWEDC encoded by the coding sequence ATGAATATCCAAACCAAGCCGGCAGCCGATCCGGCGGCCGCGGTCCTGATCCGGCAGGACCTTGATCAAATCGCCATTCTCACCTTGAACCGACCTGCCGCACGTAATTCGCTGTCGGAAGGACTCCTGCTTGCTCTGACCGAAAGCTTCGCGACCATCGCGGCCGATCGATCCATTCGGGCCGTCATCCTGGCCGCCAACGGCCCGGCTTTCTGCGCCGGCCACGATCTTAAGGAACTGACCGCGCGGCGCAGCGACGCCGATGGCGGGCGCGCCTATTTCAAGCACATCATGGCGACCTGCAGCGCCATGATGCAGTCGATCGTCGCATTGCCGCAGCCGGTGATCGCCGCCGTGCACGGCGTTGCGACTGCCGCCGGATGCCAGTTGGTCGCCACCTGCGACCTCGCGATCGCCGGATCGGATACGAAATTCGCAACCCCGGGCGTGGATATTGGACTGTTCTGCTCCACCCCGATGGTGGCGCTGACGCGCAATGTCCCGCGCAAACTTGCGATGGAAATGCTGCTGACCGGAGACATGGTCGATGCCGACCGTGCCCGGGCGTTCGGTCTGATCAACCAGGTTGTGACGCCGGGCAGCGAACGTGAGGCGGCGATCGCGCTGGCGCGAAAGATCGCAACGAAATCCTCGTTCACGGTCAAGATCGGCAAGAAGGCCTTTTATCGGCAGGCCGAATTGGGACTGGCCGAAGCGTATGATTACGCATCCGAGGTGATGACCGAGAATATGATGGCGCATGATGCGGAAGAAGGTATTTGCGCCTTTATTGAAAAACGAAAGCCCCGATGGGAGGACTGCTGA
- a CDS encoding GGDEF domain-containing protein: protein MWLDLPTLFIAATCIAALLGLFLLGLWFQDRSIRALGWWASAYLVGGFAVSLWILPRHLIASGISEIATALLFISCGMVWSGARRFHGRQVLPLAAVTGAFVWLLASQLPAVSGASSTRVVLSSLIIAAYAALTAMELRRERRNPKIAKLRALIVPILHGVVFLSPILVVYSLPDAEIGGGQGFFAAFALLVLLYVVGTAFIVVVMAKEHSAQVHKTAAMTDYMTGLYNRRGFLEVAQKLIAAQRRKGESVTVLMFDLDHFKSINDRFGHDVGDEALRTFAATASSNMRGDDIVGRLGGEEFAAILPGNGGTAFMVAERVRLAFEVAGVTISGHDMNATVSIGAAESPAETANITALLTRADLALYRAKTTGRNRVVVEGSAPSTGKSATEPVTDISAPSLVPPAGMDFVHEPSAALS, encoded by the coding sequence ATGTGGTTGGATCTGCCAACGCTGTTTATTGCTGCAACCTGCATTGCTGCTCTTCTCGGGCTGTTCTTGCTTGGTCTGTGGTTTCAGGATCGCTCCATCCGCGCACTCGGCTGGTGGGCGTCCGCCTATCTGGTCGGCGGCTTTGCCGTTTCGCTGTGGATTTTGCCGCGTCACCTCATCGCGTCCGGCATTAGCGAGATCGCCACGGCGCTCCTGTTCATTTCCTGCGGCATGGTCTGGAGCGGTGCACGCCGATTTCACGGCCGTCAGGTTTTGCCGCTTGCAGCCGTGACAGGCGCCTTTGTCTGGCTGCTGGCGAGCCAGTTGCCGGCCGTCAGTGGAGCGAGCAGCACGCGCGTCGTGCTGAGTTCGCTCATCATCGCGGCCTACGCGGCCCTGACAGCGATGGAATTGCGACGCGAGCGGCGCAACCCCAAAATCGCGAAGTTGCGCGCGCTGATCGTTCCGATCCTGCATGGCGTCGTGTTTCTTTCGCCCATTCTAGTGGTGTATTCCCTGCCGGACGCCGAAATCGGCGGAGGACAGGGATTTTTCGCGGCGTTTGCTCTGCTGGTCCTGCTTTACGTGGTGGGCACGGCTTTCATCGTCGTGGTAATGGCGAAAGAGCACAGCGCCCAAGTCCACAAGACGGCGGCGATGACCGACTATATGACCGGCCTTTATAATCGCCGCGGCTTTCTTGAAGTTGCGCAGAAGCTGATCGCCGCCCAGCGGCGCAAGGGCGAGTCGGTGACGGTGCTGATGTTTGATCTCGACCATTTCAAGTCGATCAATGACCGGTTTGGCCATGACGTGGGCGATGAGGCGCTGCGGACGTTCGCCGCGACGGCCAGCAGCAACATGCGCGGCGACGACATCGTCGGCCGTCTCGGCGGAGAAGAGTTTGCCGCCATCCTGCCCGGCAACGGCGGTACGGCCTTCATGGTGGCCGAGCGCGTGCGGCTGGCATTCGAGGTGGCGGGCGTTACGATTTCCGGTCATGACATGAACGCGACCGTCAGTATCGGCGCGGCTGAATCGCCAGCAGAAACGGCCAATATCACGGCCTTGCTCACGCGTGCTGATCTGGCGCTCTATCGGGCCAAGACGACCGGTCGTAATCGGGTTGTCGTGGAAGGCAGCGCACCATCGACAGGAAAATCCGCCACCGAGCCGGTGACGGATATATCTGCACCGTCCCTGGTGCCCCCGGCTGGTATGGACTTTGTCCACGAGCCCAGCGCCGCCCTGTCCTGA
- a CDS encoding DUF2842 domain-containing protein, with protein MSMRIRKLIGGFALLALVTVWALLAMAVAQFAFASNNSLAAWLFYVVAGLGWVLPAMPIVSWMSRPSTGT; from the coding sequence ATGTCCATGCGGATTCGCAAACTTATCGGCGGCTTTGCACTGCTGGCCCTGGTCACGGTCTGGGCGCTCCTGGCCATGGCGGTGGCGCAATTCGCCTTTGCGTCCAACAACAGTCTGGCGGCATGGCTGTTTTATGTGGTGGCCGGCCTGGGCTGGGTCTTGCCGGCGATGCCGATCGTGAGCTGGATGTCGCGCCCCTCGACCGGGACCTGA
- a CDS encoding O-acetylhomoserine aminocarboxypropyltransferase: MKERTPGFSTLAIHAGAQPDPTTGARATPIYQTTSFVFDDVDHAASLFGLQTFGNIYTRIGNPTTAVLEERVAALEGGTAGLAVASGHAAQVLVMHALMRPGDEFVASKKLYGGSINQFNHAFKNFGWNVVWADPDDISTFERAVTPKTKAMFVESIANPGGVITDIEAVSAIAKRAGVPLIVDNTLATPYLCRPIEHGADIVVHSLTKFLGGHGNSIGGMIVDGGTFNWSREGRYPMLSEPRPEYQGIVLHETFGNFAFAIACRVLGLRDIGAALSPFNAFLILTGIETLPLRMQKHCDNAKAVAEWLAAHKEVAWVSYPGLAGDRYANLAKKYVPKGAGAVFTFGLKGGYEAGVKLVSNVQLFSHLANIGDTRSLIIHPASTTHRQLSDVQKVQAGAGPDVVRLSIGIEDKDDIIADLAQALAS, from the coding sequence ATGAAAGAACGCACGCCTGGCTTTTCCACACTCGCCATTCATGCCGGGGCGCAGCCCGATCCGACCACCGGCGCGCGGGCGACACCGATTTACCAGACCACCTCCTTTGTCTTTGATGACGTCGATCATGCGGCCTCGCTGTTCGGCCTGCAGACCTTCGGCAACATTTACACCCGCATCGGAAATCCGACGACGGCCGTTCTGGAAGAGCGCGTTGCGGCGCTCGAAGGCGGCACCGCCGGCCTTGCGGTCGCATCCGGTCATGCTGCGCAGGTGCTGGTCATGCATGCGCTGATGCGGCCGGGCGATGAGTTCGTCGCCTCCAAGAAGCTCTATGGCGGCTCGATCAACCAGTTCAACCATGCATTCAAGAACTTTGGATGGAACGTGGTCTGGGCCGATCCCGACGACATCAGCACGTTCGAACGAGCGGTTACGCCCAAGACCAAAGCCATGTTCGTCGAGTCCATCGCCAATCCGGGTGGCGTCATCACCGATATCGAAGCGGTCTCCGCAATCGCCAAACGCGCCGGTGTACCGCTGATTGTCGACAACACACTGGCTACGCCCTATCTCTGCCGTCCAATCGAGCACGGTGCCGATATCGTCGTCCACTCGCTGACGAAGTTTCTTGGCGGACATGGCAATTCCATCGGCGGCATGATCGTCGACGGCGGCACATTCAACTGGTCGCGCGAGGGGCGCTATCCGATGCTGTCGGAGCCGCGTCCGGAATATCAGGGCATCGTGCTGCACGAGACTTTCGGCAATTTCGCCTTCGCGATTGCGTGCCGCGTTCTCGGCCTGCGCGACATCGGTGCCGCCTTGTCGCCGTTCAACGCGTTCCTGATCCTGACCGGCATCGAGACATTGCCGCTGCGCATGCAGAAGCACTGCGACAATGCCAAGGCGGTCGCAGAATGGCTGGCAGCCCATAAGGAAGTGGCGTGGGTGAGCTATCCTGGGCTTGCGGGCGACCGTTATGCCAACTTGGCGAAGAAATACGTTCCGAAAGGCGCAGGCGCCGTTTTCACGTTCGGACTCAAGGGAGGCTATGAGGCCGGCGTGAAGCTGGTTTCGAATGTGCAGCTCTTCTCGCATCTCGCCAATATCGGCGACACGCGCTCGCTGATCATTCACCCGGCTTCGACCACGCACCGCCAATTGTCGGACGTCCAGAAGGTGCAGGCCGGCGCCGGTCCCGATGTTGTGCGCCTGTCTATCGGCATCGAGGACAAGGACGACATCATCGCCGATCTTGCGCAAGCGCTGGCAAGCTGA
- a CDS encoding COX15/CtaA family protein encodes MANTNSLPAEKSPFHRRAISIWLVVVAALVVATLLVGGATRLTESGLSITEWKPVTGVFPPLSETHWQAEFDKYKTIPQYREINRGMTLSEFKTIFWWEWAHRLLGRAIGAVFLLPFLFFLWRGFVGRGLRWQLWTLFGLGAVQGAVGWWMVYSGLSDRVSVSQYRLAFHMTLACVIYAAIVWTLRGLAPHKVVQAPARIKLAAAVLALLVLLQIYVGALVAGLDAGLVYNTWPLIDGALVPAADRLWFFTPAWRNIFENDLMVQFLHRIIAYFLWALALLHAVDVMRTLRHGPAVTTAIWLAIAVTLQAAIGIATLLHQVPISLALLHQGAAIVILTIAVVHAESLARRARAETMDTTPALAS; translated from the coding sequence ATGGCAAATACAAATTCACTACCGGCTGAAAAATCGCCGTTCCACCGTCGCGCCATTAGCATCTGGCTGGTTGTGGTGGCGGCTTTGGTCGTCGCGACCCTGCTTGTGGGCGGGGCCACCCGCCTCACCGAATCCGGCCTGTCGATCACCGAATGGAAGCCGGTGACGGGCGTCTTTCCGCCTTTGTCGGAAACGCATTGGCAGGCCGAATTCGACAAATACAAGACCATTCCACAATACCGCGAAATCAACCGCGGCATGACGCTCTCGGAATTCAAGACCATTTTCTGGTGGGAATGGGCGCACCGGCTGCTTGGCCGTGCCATTGGCGCAGTGTTCCTGCTGCCGTTCTTGTTTTTCCTCTGGCGCGGCTTTGTCGGGCGCGGGCTCCGCTGGCAGCTCTGGACCTTGTTCGGACTTGGCGCGGTCCAGGGAGCCGTAGGCTGGTGGATGGTGTATTCCGGCCTCAGCGACCGGGTCAGCGTGTCGCAATATCGTCTGGCATTTCACATGACGCTCGCTTGCGTGATCTATGCCGCAATCGTTTGGACGTTGCGCGGACTGGCGCCACACAAGGTCGTGCAGGCGCCCGCGCGTATCAAGCTGGCCGCGGCCGTTTTGGCTTTGCTCGTGCTCCTGCAGATTTATGTAGGTGCGCTGGTCGCCGGGCTCGATGCCGGGCTGGTCTACAATACCTGGCCGCTGATCGATGGCGCGCTGGTGCCGGCCGCGGATCGACTCTGGTTCTTCACGCCGGCATGGCGGAATATCTTTGAGAATGATCTGATGGTGCAGTTTCTGCACCGCATAATCGCTTATTTTCTTTGGGCCTTAGCGCTGCTGCATGCGGTCGACGTGATGCGCACGCTACGGCATGGACCGGCTGTGACAACCGCGATCTGGCTGGCAATAGCGGTAACATTGCAGGCTGCGATCGGCATTGCGACCTTGCTGCATCAAGTGCCAATTTCGCTGGCGTTACTACACCAAGGCGCGGCGATCGTCATTCTGACGATCGCCGTCGTGCATGCCGAAAGCCTGGCGCGGCGAGCCCGAGCCGAAACCATGGACACCACGCCGGCGCTGGCGAGCTAG
- a CDS encoding PaaI family thioesterase: MRAAKMTVAEVEHLLAKEFPQAFHAQSGLTIEEVWDGGARVRQSFQDGFIRPGGTISGPTMMALADFTFYVALLATIGAEPLAVTTNLNINFLRKPERQDLVAKARMLKLGQRLAVMEVEIFSDGVEAPVAHVTSTYSIPPRRR; encoded by the coding sequence ATGCGCGCAGCGAAAATGACCGTCGCGGAGGTCGAGCACCTGCTCGCCAAGGAGTTCCCGCAGGCCTTTCACGCACAGAGCGGCCTGACCATCGAGGAGGTCTGGGACGGGGGCGCCCGGGTGCGCCAGTCGTTTCAGGATGGCTTTATCCGGCCTGGGGGCACCATTTCCGGTCCTACCATGATGGCCCTGGCGGATTTCACCTTCTACGTGGCGCTGCTGGCAACCATAGGGGCCGAACCGCTGGCGGTTACAACCAATCTCAACATCAATTTTTTACGAAAGCCGGAGCGGCAGGACTTGGTCGCCAAGGCGCGGATGCTCAAGCTCGGGCAGCGGCTGGCGGTCATGGAGGTGGAGATCTTCTCGGACGGAGTGGAGGCGCCGGTCGCTCATGTTACCTCCACATACTCGATCCCACCGCGCAGAAGGTAA
- a CDS encoding CoA-binding protein, with the protein MNHDTYSDSYIRGILNTVKTIAMVGISPKENRPSYFAFKYLLERGYRMIPVNPGQEGKEILGQKVYARLSDIPEPIDMVDIFRASQHALPVVEEAINLERKPQVIWMQLGVRNDEAAAKAEAAGMKVVMNRCPKIEYGRLSSEISWIGVNSRTLSARRAPLLGKGVQRMSLDRRTMAGGTTDATTRAALEKEKESGI; encoded by the coding sequence ATGAATCACGACACGTATTCCGACAGCTATATCCGCGGCATCCTCAATACGGTGAAGACAATCGCCATGGTCGGAATTTCGCCGAAAGAAAACCGGCCGAGCTATTTCGCTTTCAAATATCTGCTGGAACGCGGCTACCGGATGATCCCTGTCAACCCTGGTCAGGAAGGCAAGGAGATTCTCGGGCAAAAGGTTTATGCGCGGCTCAGCGACATTCCCGAGCCGATCGACATGGTCGATATTTTTCGCGCGTCGCAGCACGCGCTGCCTGTGGTCGAGGAAGCGATTAACCTGGAGCGCAAGCCGCAAGTCATCTGGATGCAGCTTGGCGTGCGCAACGACGAAGCGGCAGCGAAGGCAGAGGCGGCTGGCATGAAGGTCGTCATGAATCGTTGCCCGAAGATCGAATATGGCCGGCTCTCATCCGAGATTTCCTGGATCGGCGTGAACTCACGCACATTGTCGGCGCGACGGGCGCCCTTGCTCGGAAAGGGCGTGCAACGCATGTCGCTGGACCGGAGGACCATGGCCGGCGGCACAACCGACGCCACGACGCGCGCCGCGCTTGAAAAAGAAAAGGAAAGCGGCATCTGA
- the rplM gene encoding 50S ribosomal protein L13, with protein MSTYSAKAADVEKKWVMIDANGLVVGRLASIVALRLRGKHKPTFTPHVDDGDNVIVINAAKVVLTGRKRDQKVYHHHTGFIGGIKERSAKYILEGRFPERVVEKAVERMLPRGPLGRRQLGNLRVYPGSEHPHEAQKPEMLDVGAMNRKNRIA; from the coding sequence ATGAGCACCTATTCGGCCAAAGCCGCCGACGTTGAGAAAAAGTGGGTCATGATCGACGCCAACGGCCTTGTTGTCGGCCGCCTGGCTTCGATCGTCGCTCTGCGTCTGCGCGGCAAGCACAAACCGACTTTCACTCCGCATGTCGACGACGGCGACAACGTCATCGTCATCAATGCCGCCAAGGTCGTTCTGACCGGCCGCAAGCGCGACCAGAAGGTCTATCACCATCACACCGGTTTCATCGGCGGCATCAAGGAACGCAGCGCCAAGTATATTCTGGAAGGCCGCTTCCCCGAGCGCGTCGTCGAGAAGGCCGTCGAGCGCATGCTGCCACGCGGCCCGCTGGGACGCCGGCAACTCGGCAATCTCCGCGTCTATCCCGGCTCGGAACATCCGCATGAGGCGCAAAAGCCTGAAATGCTCGATGTTGGCGCCATGAACCGCAAGAACAGGATCGCCTGA
- the rpsI gene encoding 30S ribosomal protein S9: MAETVQSLEALSSLKTETPEQPKHVQKLDKQGRAYATGKRKNAVARVWIKPGSGKITVNTKTIEVFFARPVLRMMIQQPLLAANRNGQYDVVCTVSGGGLSGQAGAVRHGISKALTYFEPDLRSPLKKGGFLTRDSRVVERKKYGKAKARRSFQFSKR; this comes from the coding sequence ATGGCCGAGACCGTCCAATCCCTTGAAGCTCTGTCGTCGCTGAAAACCGAGACGCCCGAACAGCCCAAGCATGTTCAGAAGCTGGACAAGCAGGGCCGCGCCTACGCGACCGGCAAGCGCAAGAACGCCGTCGCCCGCGTGTGGATCAAGCCGGGCTCCGGCAAGATCACCGTCAACACCAAGACGATCGAAGTGTTCTTCGCCCGTCCGGTGCTGCGCATGATGATCCAACAGCCGCTGCTCGCGGCCAACCGCAACGGCCAGTATGACGTCGTCTGCACGGTGTCCGGCGGTGGATTGTCGGGACAGGCCGGTGCCGTGCGTCACGGCATTTCCAAGGCGCTGACCTATTTCGAACCGGATCTACGCAGCCCGCTGAAGAAGGGCGGCTTCCTCACCCGCGACTCGCGCGTGGTGGAACGCAAGAAATACGGCAAGGCGAAAGCCCGCCGGTCCTTCCAGTTCTCCAAGCGCTGA
- the glnA gene encoding type I glutamate--ammonia ligase, with protein MTTAKDVLKMMKDNEVKYVDLRFTDPRGKWQHVTFDVSMVDEEIFAEGTMFDGSSIAGWKAINESDMCLMPDPATAVIDPFFAETTLVLTCDVLEPTTGEPYNRDPRGIAKKAEGLVKAWGIGDTVYFGPEAEFFVFDDVKISAEPYKTGFRLDSIELPINGDTDYEGGNLGHRIGTKKGYFPVPPQDSAQDMRTEMLGAMARMGVKVEKHHHEVASAQHELGMKFAPMTYMADQMQVYKYCIHQVANIYGKTATFMPKPVYGDNGSGMHCHQSIWKDGKPTFAGNKYADLSETCLFYIGGIIKHAKAINAFTNPSTNSYKRLVPGYEAPVLLAYSARNRSASCRIPFTTNPKAKRVEVRFPDPMANPYLGFAAMLMAGLDGIKNKIDPGSAMDKDLYDLPPAELKQIPTVCGSLREALENLDKDRAFLKAGGVMDDDFIDAYIELKMTEVIRFEHTPHPVEFEMYYSA; from the coding sequence ATGACGACGGCCAAAGACGTCCTCAAGATGATGAAGGACAACGAGGTCAAATACGTTGACTTGCGGTTCACCGACCCGCGCGGCAAGTGGCAGCACGTCACCTTCGATGTGTCGATGGTCGATGAGGAAATCTTCGCCGAAGGCACGATGTTCGACGGCTCCTCGATCGCCGGCTGGAAGGCGATCAATGAATCCGATATGTGCCTGATGCCGGATCCGGCGACGGCCGTGATCGATCCGTTCTTCGCCGAGACGACGCTTGTCCTGACCTGCGACGTGCTCGAGCCGACCACCGGCGAGCCTTATAACCGCGATCCGCGCGGCATCGCCAAGAAAGCCGAAGGCCTCGTCAAGGCCTGGGGCATCGGCGATACCGTTTACTTCGGACCGGAAGCAGAATTCTTCGTGTTCGACGACGTGAAGATCAGCGCCGAGCCGTACAAGACCGGATTCAGGCTCGACTCGATCGAACTGCCGATCAATGGCGACACCGATTATGAAGGCGGCAATCTCGGCCACCGCATCGGCACCAAGAAGGGTTATTTCCCGGTCCCGCCACAGGATTCGGCGCAGGACATGCGCACCGAAATGCTCGGCGCCATGGCGCGCATGGGTGTGAAGGTCGAAAAGCATCACCACGAAGTGGCGTCGGCCCAGCACGAGCTCGGCATGAAGTTCGCGCCGATGACCTACATGGCCGATCAGATGCAGGTCTACAAGTACTGCATCCACCAGGTCGCCAACATCTACGGCAAGACCGCCACCTTCATGCCGAAGCCGGTCTACGGCGACAACGGCTCCGGCATGCACTGTCACCAGTCGATCTGGAAGGACGGCAAACCGACTTTCGCCGGCAACAAGTATGCTGACCTGTCGGAAACCTGCCTGTTCTATATCGGCGGCATCATCAAGCACGCGAAGGCGATCAATGCCTTCACCAACCCTTCGACCAACTCGTACAAGCGACTGGTCCCGGGCTATGAGGCGCCAGTGCTGCTCGCCTATTCAGCCCGCAACCGCTCGGCCTCGTGCCGCATTCCGTTCACCACCAATCCGAAGGCCAAGCGCGTCGAAGTGCGCTTCCCTGATCCGATGGCCAACCCGTATCTCGGCTTCGCCGCGATGCTGATGGCCGGCCTCGACGGCATCAAGAACAAGATCGATCCGGGTTCGGCGATGGACAAGGACCTGTACGATCTGCCGCCGGCCGAGCTGAAGCAGATCCCGACGGTATGCGGCTCGCTGCGCGAGGCGCTGGAAAATCTCGACAAGGACCGCGCCTTCCTGAAAGCCGGCGGCGTGATGGATGACGATTTCATCGACGCCTATATCGAACTCAAGATGACGGAAGTGATCCGCTTCGAACACACGCCGCATCCCGTCGAGTTCGAGATGTACTATTCCGCCTGA
- a CDS encoding GNAT family N-acetyltransferase: MPGSAAELRPARIEVFQDLGEAARHWQKLETGDSVYSPYQRNDWVRLWHEHVSGPAGQKPRIVVGFDQRGEPLFLWPLLRTTWGPLTVASVFGGKHAALNLMLWRSDAARNLTAGDMQAVLVEFARQAPDLDLLLLSNQPETWRGLPNPFALLARQRGTEDNFIMRLGLPGTQVIAREISSSMRGRLRNRERKLAKLPGYRYIKATSTEDTERLLAAFFVQKASKLTALGLENVFAEPGVQSFVRAACLAGLAEGEPVIELHALEGDGEMLALFSGIHDGHRFSLMFASHTASDHSRQSPGLILLQYVVSGCADRGFESFDIGPGEATYKTVFCKEFEPIFDSILPLSARGRALVLPLRTLLWLKSTIKRSPILWRIASSVRSTLNRLKGGNGFPSQA, encoded by the coding sequence ATGCCTGGCTCCGCGGCGGAACTTCGACCAGCCCGGATCGAGGTCTTTCAGGACCTCGGTGAGGCCGCTCGCCACTGGCAAAAGCTCGAAACCGGTGACAGCGTCTATTCTCCCTATCAGCGCAATGACTGGGTGCGCCTCTGGCACGAGCATGTCAGCGGCCCCGCCGGGCAGAAGCCGCGTATCGTGGTCGGCTTCGACCAGCGAGGGGAACCGCTGTTTCTGTGGCCATTGCTACGCACCACGTGGGGTCCGCTGACTGTGGCCTCCGTCTTCGGCGGCAAGCATGCCGCCCTCAATCTCATGCTCTGGCGTTCGGATGCCGCGCGCAACCTGACCGCCGGAGACATGCAAGCCGTCCTGGTTGAATTCGCCAGACAGGCGCCCGATCTGGATCTTCTGCTGCTGTCAAACCAGCCCGAAACCTGGCGCGGTTTGCCCAATCCTTTTGCCCTGCTCGCGCGACAGAGGGGGACCGAAGACAATTTCATCATGCGGCTTGGCCTGCCCGGGACCCAGGTCATCGCGCGCGAGATTTCTTCGTCCATGCGCGGCCGCCTGCGCAACCGGGAGCGGAAACTCGCCAAGCTACCGGGATATCGATACATCAAGGCAACGAGCACCGAAGATACCGAGCGGCTACTCGCAGCCTTCTTCGTGCAGAAAGCATCAAAGCTGACAGCACTTGGTCTTGAGAACGTGTTCGCGGAGCCGGGCGTCCAGTCTTTCGTGCGCGCTGCGTGCCTCGCCGGCCTTGCCGAGGGTGAGCCGGTCATCGAGCTGCATGCGCTGGAAGGCGATGGAGAAATGCTGGCGCTTTTTTCCGGAATCCATGATGGCCATCGCTTCAGCTTGATGTTCGCCTCGCATACGGCCAGCGACCATTCCCGGCAAAGTCCGGGGCTCATCCTGCTGCAGTATGTAGTCAGCGGCTGCGCCGATCGCGGATTTGAGAGTTTCGACATCGGCCCCGGCGAAGCGACTTATAAGACCGTCTTCTGCAAGGAATTCGAGCCGATCTTCGACAGCATTCTGCCGCTGTCGGCCCGCGGGCGCGCGCTGGTTCTGCCATTGCGAACGCTGTTGTGGTTGAAGAGCACGATCAAGCGAAGTCCCATACTGTGGCGTATTGCTTCCTCCGTGCGGTCGACTCTGAACCGACTCAAGGGCGGTAACGGCTTCCCTTCGCAAGCCTGA